The following proteins come from a genomic window of Malus sylvestris chromosome 4, drMalSylv7.2, whole genome shotgun sequence:
- the LOC126618050 gene encoding transcription factor FAMA isoform X2: protein MEKEENNYSAFMPPSNFNNLDYTLDHHQEDQQMMKSRVDETNSSDNNNGMVNYLMYNHHQLQQQQQQQQISTQLAPAGFCGSTSTSFDKLSFADVMQFADFGPKLALNQTKISEEEPAIDPVYFLKFPVLNDKLDNNQDQSMSLMVPQAEERFTGLGEEDKTKSMEEEQDEEGRVSGSNNSVQKIHFLGEDLQNNPIGGGVQPEPAAAKNKRKRPRTTKTTQEVESQRMTHIAVERNRRKQMNEHLRVLRSLMPGSYVQRGDQASIIGGAIEFVRELEQLLQCLESQKRRRLLGEAPPRQVGDSATAAAMAVQAAEGGGEPLIFPAANLPITNPNDPIKFVDYETGLREETAENKSCFADVEVKVLGFDAMIKILSQRRPGQLIKAIAALEDLQLNILHTNITTIEQTVLYSFNVKVGSESRFTAEDIASSVQQIFSFIHANTASM, encoded by the exons ATGGAGAAGGAAGAGAACAACTATTCG GCTTTTATGCCGCCTAGCAACTTCAACAACCTGGATTACACCCTAGATCATCATCAAGAAGATCAACAGATGATGAAGTCTCGTGTCGACGAGACTAATTCCAGTGACAACAACAATGGAATGGTGAATTACTTGATGTACAATCATCatcaactacaacaacaacagcagcagcagcaaataAGCACGCAATTAGCTCCAGCAGGGTTTTGTGGTTCAACTAGTACTTCTTTTGACAAACTGAGCTTCGCCGATGTGATGCAGTTTGCCGATTTTGGACCAAAGTTGGCGTTAAACCAAACCAAGATTTCGGAGGAAGAGCCCGCGATTGACcctgtttacttcctcaagttTCCGGTGTTGAACGACAAGTTGGACAACAATCAAGACCAGTCGATGTCTCTCATGGTTCCACAAGCTGAAGAGAGATTCACAGGGTTGGGTGAAGAAGACAAGACTAAGTCAATGGAAGAAGAACAAGACGAGGAAGGTCGGGTTTCTGGTAGTAATAATTCAGTGCAGAAGATCCACTTTCTTGGAGAAGATCTTCAAAATAACCCTATAGGAGGAGGAGTACAACCGGAGCCTGCAGCAGccaagaacaaaagaaaaagaccaCGAACTACCAAGACGACTCAAGAAGTTGAGAGCCAGCGGATGACTCATATTGCGGTTGAAAGAAACCGCCGGAAGCAAATGAATGAGCATCTTCGTGTGCTCCGTTCCCTCATGCCGGGCTCATACGTACAAAGA GGGGATCAAGCTTCTATAATTGGTGGAGCCATAGAGTTCGTGAGAGAACTGGAGCAACTACTTCAGTGCTTGGAATCACAGAAGAGGCGAAGGCTCTTAGGAGAAGCACCTCCAAGACAAGTGGGAGATTCTGCCACGGCGGCGGCTATGGCAGTACAGGCAGCTGAAGGCGGGGGAGAACCATTAATATTTCCGGCCGCTAATTTACCTATTACTAATCCAAATGATCCGATTAAGTTTGTGGACTATGAAACTGGGCTTCGTGAAGAAACTGCAGAGAACAAGTCGTGCTTTGCGGATGTTGAGGTGAAGGTTTTAGGGTTTGATGCGATGATCAAGATTCTATCTCAGAGGAGACCGGGGCAGCTGATTAAGGCCATCGCTGCGCTTGAGGATTTGCAGCTTAATATCCTTCACACTAACATTACCACCATTGAGCAAACTGTTCTATATTCCTTTAATGTCAAG GTTGGGAGTGAATCGAGGTTCACAGCTGAAGATATTGCAAGTTCAGTTCAGCAGATATTCAGTTTTATCCATGCAAACACCGCCAGCATGTGA
- the LOC126618050 gene encoding transcription factor FAMA isoform X1: MLFFCSDDFETLQAFMPPSNFNNLDYTLDHHQEDQQMMKSRVDETNSSDNNNGMVNYLMYNHHQLQQQQQQQQISTQLAPAGFCGSTSTSFDKLSFADVMQFADFGPKLALNQTKISEEEPAIDPVYFLKFPVLNDKLDNNQDQSMSLMVPQAEERFTGLGEEDKTKSMEEEQDEEGRVSGSNNSVQKIHFLGEDLQNNPIGGGVQPEPAAAKNKRKRPRTTKTTQEVESQRMTHIAVERNRRKQMNEHLRVLRSLMPGSYVQRGDQASIIGGAIEFVRELEQLLQCLESQKRRRLLGEAPPRQVGDSATAAAMAVQAAEGGGEPLIFPAANLPITNPNDPIKFVDYETGLREETAENKSCFADVEVKVLGFDAMIKILSQRRPGQLIKAIAALEDLQLNILHTNITTIEQTVLYSFNVKVGSESRFTAEDIASSVQQIFSFIHANTASM, encoded by the exons ATGTTGTTTTTTTGCTCTGACGACTTCGAAACATTGCAGGCTTTTATGCCGCCTAGCAACTTCAACAACCTGGATTACACCCTAGATCATCATCAAGAAGATCAACAGATGATGAAGTCTCGTGTCGACGAGACTAATTCCAGTGACAACAACAATGGAATGGTGAATTACTTGATGTACAATCATCatcaactacaacaacaacagcagcagcagcaaataAGCACGCAATTAGCTCCAGCAGGGTTTTGTGGTTCAACTAGTACTTCTTTTGACAAACTGAGCTTCGCCGATGTGATGCAGTTTGCCGATTTTGGACCAAAGTTGGCGTTAAACCAAACCAAGATTTCGGAGGAAGAGCCCGCGATTGACcctgtttacttcctcaagttTCCGGTGTTGAACGACAAGTTGGACAACAATCAAGACCAGTCGATGTCTCTCATGGTTCCACAAGCTGAAGAGAGATTCACAGGGTTGGGTGAAGAAGACAAGACTAAGTCAATGGAAGAAGAACAAGACGAGGAAGGTCGGGTTTCTGGTAGTAATAATTCAGTGCAGAAGATCCACTTTCTTGGAGAAGATCTTCAAAATAACCCTATAGGAGGAGGAGTACAACCGGAGCCTGCAGCAGccaagaacaaaagaaaaagaccaCGAACTACCAAGACGACTCAAGAAGTTGAGAGCCAGCGGATGACTCATATTGCGGTTGAAAGAAACCGCCGGAAGCAAATGAATGAGCATCTTCGTGTGCTCCGTTCCCTCATGCCGGGCTCATACGTACAAAGA GGGGATCAAGCTTCTATAATTGGTGGAGCCATAGAGTTCGTGAGAGAACTGGAGCAACTACTTCAGTGCTTGGAATCACAGAAGAGGCGAAGGCTCTTAGGAGAAGCACCTCCAAGACAAGTGGGAGATTCTGCCACGGCGGCGGCTATGGCAGTACAGGCAGCTGAAGGCGGGGGAGAACCATTAATATTTCCGGCCGCTAATTTACCTATTACTAATCCAAATGATCCGATTAAGTTTGTGGACTATGAAACTGGGCTTCGTGAAGAAACTGCAGAGAACAAGTCGTGCTTTGCGGATGTTGAGGTGAAGGTTTTAGGGTTTGATGCGATGATCAAGATTCTATCTCAGAGGAGACCGGGGCAGCTGATTAAGGCCATCGCTGCGCTTGAGGATTTGCAGCTTAATATCCTTCACACTAACATTACCACCATTGAGCAAACTGTTCTATATTCCTTTAATGTCAAG GTTGGGAGTGAATCGAGGTTCACAGCTGAAGATATTGCAAGTTCAGTTCAGCAGATATTCAGTTTTATCCATGCAAACACCGCCAGCATGTGA
- the LOC126618063 gene encoding 60S ribosomal protein L13a-4 yields the protein MVSGSGICAKRVVVDARHHMLGRLSSILAKELLNGQKVVVVRAEEICISGGLVRQKMKYMRFLRKRMNTKPSHGPIHFRAPAKILWRTIRGMIPHKTKRGAAALARLKAYEGIPPPYDKVKRMVIPDALKVLRLQAGHKYCLLGKLSSEVGWNHYETIKELENKRKERAQVAYERKKQLNKLRVKAEKVAEEKLGPQLEIIAPIKY from the exons ATGGTGTCTGGTTCAGGTATCTGCGCAAAGCGCGTTGTGGTGGACGCCCGCCACCACATGCTCGGCCGCCTGTCGTCGATCCTCGCCAAGGAGCTGCTCAATGGCCAGAAGGTCGTGGTTGTTCGCGCGGAGGAGATCTGTATCTCCGGTGGGCTGGTGAGGCAGAAGATGAAGTACATGAGGTTCTTGCGTAAGCGCATGAACACCAAGCCTTCTCATGGTCCCATCCACTTCCGCGCCCCTGCTAAGATCCTCTGGCGCACCATCCGTGG GATGATTCCCCATAAGACTAAGCGTGGTGCTGCTGCACTTGCTCGTTTGAAGGCATATGAGGGTATTCCACCTCCATATGACAAGGTTAAGAGGATGGTCATTCCTGATGCACTTAA GGTCTTGAGGCTCCAAGCAGGACACAAGTACTGTTTGCTGGGCAAGCTTTCTTCTGAGGTTGGATGGAACCACTATGAGACCATCAAG GAGCTTGAGAacaagagaaaggagagagccCAGGTTGCTTATGAGAGGAAGAAACAGTTGAACAAACTGAGGGTGAAAGCAGAAAAGGTTGCTGAGGAGAAACTAGGACCCCAGCTTGAGATCATTGCCCCCATTAAATATTGA